GCCCTCACCCTCGCCTTCACCCTCACCCTCGCCTTCGCCTTCGCCTTCGCCCTCTCCCTCACCCTCGCCTTCTCCCTCACCCTCGCCTTCTCCCTCACCCTCGCCTTCTCCCTCACCCTCGCCTTCTCCCTCGCCTTCACCTTCGCCTTCGCCTTCACCTTCACCTTCGCCTTCGCCTTCACCTTCGCCTTCTCCTTCTCCTTCTCCTTCGCCTTCACCTTCACCTTCGCCTTCGCCTTCACCTTCACCTTCGCCTTCTCCTTCTCCTTCTCCTTCTCCTTCTCCTTCGCCTTCGCCTTCTCCTTCGCCTTCTCCTTCGCCTTCACCTTCACCCTCGCCTTCGCCTTCGCCTTCGCCTTCACCTTCACCCTCGCCTTCGCCTTCGCAGCCGGTCAAATCGCCGGGACCCGGCGCATAATTGTCTTCACTGCCGCACTCGACGTGATAGGCGTATGAATTGTAGAACTGAATGAGGCGCAGCAGTTCGCTCAACTCAACGCGCCAATCGCGTGGCGCGTAGTCGCTCGCATGCCGCGCACAGGCCTGCTCGCCGGGGCCCGGCGCGTACCCGTCCTCTGTTCCGGCCTCGCAATGGAGCCCGTCCGAATTGTAGAACTGTATCACCCGCAGGAGTTCGCCCATCGCAATCTGTCCGATGGGCTCGGACGTATCAGCGCTATGCGGTTGCGCCACGGCCAGACCGCCCAGAACCAAGAAGACAGGAAAAGCAGCACGGGCGAAACGTAAAGACACACGGTACCTCACCAAACCGTTCCTCTATGTTGCCCCTGCGCCCCCGAACACCTCATAACAACACCCGACCCCCTGAATAATCCTACCACGTTTCAGCGCGCGCGGGGACGGGTCGCGCAATACCGGCATTGACTGGGAGCCTTCATTCCCCCGCCATGCGCCGGAACGCCGCAAGCGGACACGACACGCTGGTCAAATACACGGGATTCTGCCGGTGGTTCTCTTCCGGGTGCAGGCACTCCCATGGCGCGCCGTGGTCCGGTCCCTTTCTGAAATCATCTTCCCGCAGATGCGCCAGATACGCTTCCGCGAGCGCCTGCGCGGCGGCGAAATCGGCCTTGGCCGCGGCATAACAGACCCAGCCCGCCGGCGTGTGCCAATAGGCCCCATTCTGATAGCGGTTCTTGCCCGCGTACGCCTTTTCCCATGCCGTCGTCGCGCTGAAGTCGGCATTGACAGGCACGTGCCGGATACCGCCCTGCCACGCGATGGTCCCCTCGCGCAAGGCCCGCGCCAGCGTTTCGCACGCGGCCTGCCCGGCCTGCGGCGGCAGTGCGCCAATGTATACCGCGAAGGCCGTGCCCCACACGTCCGGTTGTGCGCTGGTCCCCGTTGATGCACGCAGCCAGCCCGAGCCGGTTACGAACGTCGTGGTAATGGCTTCCGACAGGCGCGCGGCCGCCTTCCGGTGCGCCTCGGCCCTGTCCTCGTCGTCCAGGAGCTCGCGGAGTTCCGCGAGTTCGCGTAATGCACGAAATTTGAGCAACGAACAAAACAACAGGTCGCCCGTATGGACCACGGTGTCGAAAAAGCCGAAATTGACGCCGCGCGTGTGCTCTTCGGCGTATACCAGGCCCGAATCCGCGCGCGACGGCGGCATGGCGCAAGCTTCCTCGAGCCGCTGTATCAGCGGCTTGCCGCGCACCGGCTCCCGGAGGAATTCAGATGCCTTGACGGTCCGCGCGTAGGCCCACGCCATGTGCACGAAGAAGAATTGGTCGTCCAGGCAAGGATAGAGCCCCCACTGCGGGCCGCCTTGCCGCTCATAGTCTTCCAACACGCCTGGAAAGTAGATGGGCACATTCCCGAACGCGACATGGTCCGGGACCGAACCTGCCGGCAGGACACTGCCCGAGGGCAGGCGCGTCTGTTCGTCCACCTGATGCGAGGCGGTGAGAAACAGCATATGCCGCTGCTCCTCCGGCGTGACCATGCCCACATCGAGCGACATCGCGTAGTCGCGAATCCAGAATGCGGGGTAGGCGTTGCGGCCGCCGGGCCGGATCACGGCGGAACCGGTCGCATTCGGGCCAACACCGGCCACCGTCGCGCCCGCAGGCACGCGCGATTCCTCGAAAACCGCGCGGGTCTGCGTCTCCAGCCAGGCGAGGCCGTCCGGTGAAACCGGCGATGCGCCGCACACCGCGGCTTGCATGCCGCAAAGACACAAGGCAACGGTCATGGGGGGCTTCCTACGGTTGTCAGTCGAGCGTTACCCCGGCTTCCTCGTTCGGTTCGAAGTAGTTGGTTTTCGGCAGATACCGGAACCACAGGAAGTAGACACCCGTCAGGCCTGCCAGGAACAGCGCCAAGGTCGGCCAGAAGGAACGCCACGCGCCGATCACGGCCTGCATCGGCAGCATGAACATCGTTACTTGCCACAGCAGCGCGAAGGGCACGCACAGCACGTCGCGGCGGTGTTCCAATTCCATGGCGGCGCGGGCCGTCTCCGGCAGCGCCTCGCGGAACGGTCCCCAGAAGCCAAACGGCCGGGTGATCCGGTAGAACCGCGAGACAACCTCATGGTCTTCCGGCGCGGTCAGATAGGTACCGATGATGGAAGCCACGGTTCCGACGGCGCCGAGGAACAGGAACTGGAGCCGTGAATCCAGTTCCGGGTAGAAGTAGCGCTGCAAGATCGCCGCCGTCAACCCGACGAACGTGCCCACCGCGAACCCGCCCCCGTTGAACCGCCACCAGATGAGCCGCAGCAGCCCGGGGATCATCAGGCCGCCGCCGAGGCCCATGATGATCCAGTCCCAGACATCGTTGATGCTCTTCACATAATAGGCGAACAGGAACGCGAGAACCACGAGGAACAGCACCGACGCCCAACTCACATAGATCAGTTCCCGCGTCGAGGCGCGCCGGTGCAGGTATTTCTGATAGATGTCGCGCGTGATGAGCCCCGTGACGCCGTTAACCTGCGCGTTAAACGTGGACATGGCCGCGGCCAGCAGCACGATCAGCAGCAGGCCGCGCAGGCCGGCGGGTATCTCGAAGAGCAGCACCGCGGGTAAAATGCGCTCGGGATCGATGTTGCCCTCGTAGCCGATCAGCAGCAGTTTCTTGTCCCAATCTTCGGGCCCGAGCCGCTGTTTCAGCCTGCCGACGATTTCCGGGTACTCCTCGGGCGCATTCACGATGTCCGAGACGGCCGTGGCCCATTGCGACTTATCCGGCACATTCACGTGTTCCTTGACAATGACCGCCGCATCCTGGCGAACCTTCAAGTCCGGCAGTTTCTCGCTTACCAGGATGACGCCGAGCGCCGCAAAACCCATCATCATCGGCCACCGCACGGTCATCAGCACGGTCCAGAAGCCCGTGAGCAGGCCGCATTCGCGGTCGTTGCGCGCGCCGAAATAGCGCGGGTCAGCGCCCGAACTGACCCCCGCAAACGTATTCTTGAGCAGGTAGAAGAACGCAAACATCACGAGCGACTGATACATCTCGTAGCCCGCGGGCATGGCCGTGTGCCATTGCGGCAGGCTGCTCATCCACTGCTCGTTGCCGGTCACCTGCGCAGCCAGCGCGCCGAAATCGCCCACTGCGCCCACCTTCAGGAAGGCCATGACCGAAATGATGATCACGCCGGCAAGAATAATAACCGACTGGAACAGGTCCGTGAACACCACGCCGTAGAACCCGGAAATCATCGTGTATACCGTCGTGATGCCGATCATGACCACGTTGCACCAGAACGGCGAGAACGGGAAGAACATGGTCAGAAAGAGGCCCGCGCCCTTGATCAGGTAGGCGAGCATACCCACCGCGCCCACGATGCCGGCCAGCGCCGACACGAACTGGGCGAAACGCCCGCCCAGGCCGTCGCCGAACCGGAACACCATCCATTCGGCGCTCGTAAGGCATTTCGACCGCCGGTGCCACTTGCCGCCCCACAGCATCATGAACGCCAGCACCAGTACCGCGCCGCCCCGGAACTCGATGAACAGGCCGCGCGGCCCAAGCAAATACAGGAACGACGTAATGATCATCGTGCCGGTCATGTCCAGGAAGTAGGCCATGCCCGAGACGCCCAGCGCCCACCACGGCAGACGCCGGCCCCCGATGAAGTAGTCTTCCAGGCTCTTTGACGCAAGGCGTTCGAGCGCGAGCCCGAGCACCACCAGCGCCGCGAAATAAGCGCCTATGAACGCATAGTCGACGCCATTCAAGGACCACATAAAAATACCTCCCCGCAAGAGGGAGGTATCCTACCACGACGCCAGTACCCGATCATCCTGTGCGCGCCGCTGGCTCGGCGATATGGCTTACTGGGATGCGCTCGGGTCGAGGGAAAGATCCGCCGCCAGGCCGCCGAAACGGGGACTCTTGCCGAACCGTCCGAATGCGTCCTCGAATAAAGAGTCGGCGTGCTTGCGCACCTCCTCCATTTCCTGGAATGGATCCCGGGGCCGCGGGTCAAAGGAGCGCATCGAAAACGGGCACCACGGCTCTATCCGCGTATCATCATGCGGGCCACCTCCTGTGTTTCCTGACCTTGTTTCTCCTTGGCTCGAAGCAAGACTTGTACCAGAAGAATGAGCCGATTCCGCACACGGATCCCCCTGTCGAGAATATTGTTCTTCAAGCATTCACGGGGCGGCGCGCACAAGCCGGACATAGGGCGCCTGCCCGCCGGGCGTCTCGCAAATCAGGCATTTGTTGCAGAATGGGGCAGTGGGCAGGATTCCGTTGAAAAACTGGAGGACAAGCCTTCTACACCGCGCTTCCGGGATGCCGTGCGCGCAAGCACGTCTTCCTTGACATCTCCATAGATAAGGAAGCGCCCCGGGCGGTGCCCGGGGCGCTGTGATATCGCTCAATGCCATCCGCGAGCGGACTCAGACCTTGGCGCGCTCGCGATAGTGCGTGTGCAGGAGTTCGTGCGCCTTCTTGCTGTTCGGCTGGCCCAGAAACTCTTCATAGATGCGCTTGATTTCGGGGTTCTCATGCGACTTGCGGATCGCCTTGCCCTCGTCTTCCTTGTAGATAGCCTGGATCCGCGCCATGCGCGTTTCGTTCGTCGTGAAACGCGGCTGGCCGCCGCCGCCGATGCAGCCACCGGGGCACGTCATAATCTCGATGAAGTGGTACGTGGACAGGCCGGCGCGCACGCGCTCGATGAGTTGCCGCGCATTGCCCAGCCCATGCGCAACGGCCGTGCGCACGGTCACGCCTTTCAGGAACGCCCACTCCGGGACGGTTTCCGGAATCGTGACGGCCGCCTCCTTGATGCCATCGAGCCCGGCGATCGGTTTCACGTGCAGGTCCTCGAACGGCAAAGGCTTGCCGGTCACAATTTCCCACACCGTGCGCAGTGCCGCCTCCATGACGCCGCCCGTGTTGGCGAAGATGTCCGCCGCGCCCGACGACATGCCGATCGGCGAATCCATCTTGTCATCGGGCAGGCTGTCGAAGTCGATGCCCGCCTGCTTGATCATGCGGCCGAGTTCGCGCGTGGTCAGCACGTAATCGACGTCCTGGACCCCGCTGGCGTTCATCTCGGGGCGCTGCGACTCGAACTTCTTCGCGGTGCAGGGCATGACCGAAACGACGATCATCTCCTCGGGCTTCTTGGCGATTTTCTGCGCGTAGTAGGTCTTGGCCAGCGCGCCAAACATCTGTTGGGGCGACTTGCAGGTGGACACGTTCGCCAGCATGTCCGGATAGAAGTACTCGATAAACTTGATCCAGCCGGGAGAGCAACTCGTAAACATCGGCAGCGCCACGGGCTTGCCCTCGACGAGCGCCTTTTTCAGCCGGGTCAGCAACTCCGTGCCTTCCTCCAGGATAGTCAGGTCGGCGGTGAAATTCGTGTCGAACACCGCATTGAAACCAAGCCTGCGCAACGCGGACACCATCTTGCCCGTGACGAGCGTGCCCGGCGGATAGCCGAAGCACTCGCCCAGCGCGGCGCGGATCGCCGGGGCGGTCTGAACCACGACGGTCTTCGCCGGGTCGTCCAGCGCGCGCCAGACGCCCTGGATATGGTCTCGCTCGGTAATCGCGCCGACGGGGCATACCGCCGCGCACTGGCCGCACTGGACGCACACGATATCGTTCAGGTCGACGTCGAAGGCCGGGCCGACGACCGTGGCGAAGCCGCGATGCTGCGGGAAGATCCCGCCCACGCCCTGCGTATCGCCGCAGACCGTGACGCAACGCCGGCACAGCACGCACTTGCCCGTGTCGCGCACAAGCGCGGGCGTCGTGTCGTCGATCATCCGCACGCTCTTCTCGCCCGTATACGTAATCTCGTTGATGCCGAGATCGCGCGCCAGCGACTGAAGCTCGCAGTCGTCGTTCCGCTCGCAGGTCTGGCAATCTCCTTGGTGGTCGGACAAGAGCAATTCGACCACGGTGCGCCGGGCGCTGCGAGCGCGTTTGCTGTTCGTGTGCACGACCATGCCGTCCGCCACCGGCGCGACGCAGGACGCCACAAGCGTGCGCGCGCCCTGCACCTCAACGAGGCACACGCGGCACGCGCCGATCGCCTGCACATCCTTCAGGTAGCAAAGGGTCGGCACTTTCACCCCTGCCCGCTTGGCCGCCTCGAGGATGGTTGTGCCATCCGGCACTTCCACGCGGACGTTATCTATGGTTACATTCGCCATGACTTCTGTTCTCCTCTTGATGAGGCCCCAAGGCGTTCAACGCGCGCTGGGAACCATCTCCTCGCGATAATCGCAACGGAGACAGCGGCGCGCTTCGCGAATCGCCGTCTCTTCGACAAAGGCCGTCTCGATCTCATCAAAGTTCATCGCCCGTGCATCCACCGGGATCAGATTAGCGCACGCGCGCGGCGCTTCCGACGGGTCAGCGTCCGGGTTGAACGAAGTGTCGACCTGGTAGATTTCCCGCCAGAACGCATGTTCCTCGCCCGTCAGGTGCTTGTCGATGCCCACCGCGGCCCGTTCGCCCGCGCCGATGGCCTCGACCACGGACGAGGGGCCGTCCGAGGCGTCGCCGCCCGCAAACAGCCATTCCACCGAAGACTGGCCCGTCAGCGCATCCGTCCAGATGTAGTTCTTCTGATTCAGCTTCACCGGGAGCCCGTCGAACAGCGGCTGTGTCTCCAGCTTCTGCCCGATCGCGGCAATGATCTGGTCCGCGGGCTCGACGAAGGTGGCGTCGCCGCACACTTCGGGGCGGCGGCGGCCGCTCGAATCGAATTCGCCCAACGACATGTGGTTGCACCGGACGCCGGCGGCCTTGCCGTTCTCGACGACCACTTCCTGCGGCGCGATCAGCGTCTTGAGGAACACGCCCTCTTTCTCCGCCTCTTCAATCTCTTCGGCCCAGGCCGGCATCTCGGCGCGCGTGCGCCGGTACAGGATCGTGACCGTCTCCGCGCCGAGGCGGACGGCCGTGCGGGCCGCGTCGATGGCCGCGTTGCCGCCGCCAATCACCACGACGCGCTTGCCCACCTTCGCGCTGCCTTTGAGATTGTACTCGCGCAGGAATTCGATTGCGTCTGTAACGCCGGGCGCCTCTTCATTCTTGATGCGCAGCCCGGAGCCTTTCGGCGCGCCAACACCGAGGAATACGGCTTCGTAGCCCTCGTCGCGCAGCCGCTGCAGCGTGAAATCCCGGCCGAGCGCGGTGTTGCACTCGATGTTCACGCCCATCTCCTCGATCATCCGGATTTCCCGCTCCAGTTCAGGCCGCGGCAGCCGGTACGACGGGATCGTCTGCACGAGCATGCCGCCCGGTTTCGGGGCCGCTTCGAACACTTTCGGCTTGTAGCCGAGCCGTGCGAGGAAGAACGCGCACGAGAGGCCCGCCGGGCCCGCGCCGACAATCGCGACCTTGCGTTTCGCGTTCGCCGCGTTCTCGCGCACTTCCGGCAGCTGGATCGTGTCTTCCCGCTCAACCATGAACCGTTTGATGCCGCGAATCGCCACGGGCGCGTCCAGATTGCAGCGCCGGCATTTCATCTCGCAGGGATGGAAGCATACGCGCGCGCATATCGACGCAAACGGGTTGCGGTCGCGGTGCACGCGCAGCGCCTCCGAGTACCGCTTCTCGCCCACCAGCGAGACAAAGCCCGGCACATAAACGCCTGCGGGGCATGCGCTCATACAGGGCGCGCGAACCAGCGCCGCGCACACGCCCGCCGGGCACCGCTTCTCGCGGATGTGCGCGTCGAACTCGTCGCGGAAGTGACGGATGGCCGAAAGCACCGGGTTCGGAGCCGTCTGGCCAAGACCGCACAGCGACGCGTCCTTAATCTGCTCGCCGAGCGCGATGAGCCGCTCGACATCGCCCTCGACGCCGCGCCCCGCGCAGATGCGCTCGACAATCTCGAGCATGCGTTTCGTGCCGATGCGGCAAGGAATGCACTTGCCACAGGACTCGTCCTGCACGAAATCGAGAAAGAACCGGGCCATGTCGACCATGCACGTGTCATCGTCCATGACAATGAGGCCGCCGGAACCCATGATGGCGCCCAGTTGCTGGAGCGACTCGTAATCGACGGGCACGTTCAGGTGCTGCTTCGGAATGCAGCCGCCCGAGGGGCCGCCAATCTGCGCCGCCTTGAATTGCTTCCCGTTCGGGATGCCCCCGCCGATGTCGAAGATGATCTCGCCGAGCGGTGTGCCGACGGGCACCTCGACAAGACCGGTGTTGTTGACCGCGCCCGCAAGCGCAAACACTTTCGTGCCCTTGCTCTTCTCGGTGCCGATCGAGGCGAACCATTCGGCGCCTTTCAGGATGATCACGGGTATGTTCGCGTAGGTCTCGACGTTGTTGAGCAGTGTGGGCTTCTCCCACAACCCCGCAATCGCCGGGAACGGCGGGCGCGGGCGCGGCTCGCCGCGCTTGCCCTCGATCGAGCGCATGAGCGCGGTTTCCTCGCCGCACACGAACGCGCCCGAACCCATGCGGATCTCCAGGTCGAAACTGAAGTTCGTGCCCATGATATTCTTGCCGATGAGCCCCATCGCGCGGGCCTGTTCAAGCGCCATGCCGAGCCGCTCGACCGCGAGCGGATATTCGGCGCGCACGTACACGAAGCCCTCATCCGACCCGATTGCATAGGCCGCGATGATCATGGCCTCGATCACGCTGTGCGGGTCGCCCTCAAGCACGCTGCGGTCCATGAACGCGCCGGGGTCGCCCTCGTCCGCGTTGCACAGCACGTACTTCTTCGTGCCCGGCGCCTTGCGCGTGAACGCCCACTTCGCGCCCGTCGGGAAACCCGCGCCGCCCCGGCCGCGCAGCCCGGACTTCTTCACTTCCTCCACCACCTGATCGGGCGTCATCTCGGTCAATACCTTCGCCAGCGCCTGGTAACCGTCGCGCGCGATGTATTCCTCGATGTTCGTCGGGTCGATCGCGCCGCAATTCCGCAGCACGATCTTCTGCTGCTGCTGGAAGAATTCGATCTCCTGGAGCGCCGGAATAATCTGCTCGGTCGTGGCCGTCTTGAAGTTCAAGCGATGCACGACCCGCCCCTTGAGCAGGTGCTCGACTACCAAGTCCTCCGCGTCGGCGGGCTTCACACCCTGGTAAAACACGCCGTCCGGATAGACCACAACGACCGGGCCAATGGCGCACGGGCCAAGGCACCCAGTGTGCACTATATTGATTTCCTCGTGCAGGCCGTGCTTGCGCAGCGCCTGTTGGATGGCTGCGCTCAAGTCCAGGGCGCCGGATGCCACGCATCCCGCCCCCGCGCAGACCAGCACATGGGATCGCACGTATTTCATAAGTACTTCATC
The window above is part of the Candidatus Hydrogenedentota bacterium genome. Proteins encoded here:
- a CDS encoding sodium:solute symporter, translated to MWSLNGVDYAFIGAYFAALVVLGLALERLASKSLEDYFIGGRRLPWWALGVSGMAYFLDMTGTMIITSFLYLLGPRGLFIEFRGGAVLVLAFMMLWGGKWHRRSKCLTSAEWMVFRFGDGLGGRFAQFVSALAGIVGAVGMLAYLIKGAGLFLTMFFPFSPFWCNVVMIGITTVYTMISGFYGVVFTDLFQSVIILAGVIIISVMAFLKVGAVGDFGALAAQVTGNEQWMSSLPQWHTAMPAGYEMYQSLVMFAFFYLLKNTFAGVSSGADPRYFGARNDRECGLLTGFWTVLMTVRWPMMMGFAALGVILVSEKLPDLKVRQDAAVIVKEHVNVPDKSQWATAVSDIVNAPEEYPEIVGRLKQRLGPEDWDKKLLLIGYEGNIDPERILPAVLLFEIPAGLRGLLLIVLLAAAMSTFNAQVNGVTGLITRDIYQKYLHRRASTRELIYVSWASVLFLVVLAFLFAYYVKSINDVWDWIIMGLGGGLMIPGLLRLIWWRFNGGGFAVGTFVGLTAAILQRYFYPELDSRLQFLFLGAVGTVASIIGTYLTAPEDHEVVSRFYRITRPFGFWGPFREALPETARAAMELEHRRDVLCVPFALLWQVTMFMLPMQAVIGAWRSFWPTLALFLAGLTGVYFLWFRYLPKTNYFEPNEEAGVTLD
- a CDS encoding [FeFe] hydrogenase, group A, which codes for MANVTIDNVRVEVPDGTTILEAAKRAGVKVPTLCYLKDVQAIGACRVCLVEVQGARTLVASCVAPVADGMVVHTNSKRARSARRTVVELLLSDHQGDCQTCERNDDCELQSLARDLGINEITYTGEKSVRMIDDTTPALVRDTGKCVLCRRCVTVCGDTQGVGGIFPQHRGFATVVGPAFDVDLNDIVCVQCGQCAAVCPVGAITERDHIQGVWRALDDPAKTVVVQTAPAIRAALGECFGYPPGTLVTGKMVSALRRLGFNAVFDTNFTADLTILEEGTELLTRLKKALVEGKPVALPMFTSCSPGWIKFIEYFYPDMLANVSTCKSPQQMFGALAKTYYAQKIAKKPEEMIVVSVMPCTAKKFESQRPEMNASGVQDVDYVLTTRELGRMIKQAGIDFDSLPDDKMDSPIGMSSGAADIFANTGGVMEAALRTVWEIVTGKPLPFEDLHVKPIAGLDGIKEAAVTIPETVPEWAFLKGVTVRTAVAHGLGNARQLIERVRAGLSTYHFIEIMTCPGGCIGGGGQPRFTTNETRMARIQAIYKEDEGKAIRKSHENPEIKRIYEEFLGQPNSKKAHELLHTHYRERAKV
- the nuoF gene encoding NADH-quinone oxidoreductase subunit NuoF; translated protein: MKYVRSHVLVCAGAGCVASGALDLSAAIQQALRKHGLHEEINIVHTGCLGPCAIGPVVVVYPDGVFYQGVKPADAEDLVVEHLLKGRVVHRLNFKTATTEQIIPALQEIEFFQQQQKIVLRNCGAIDPTNIEEYIARDGYQALAKVLTEMTPDQVVEEVKKSGLRGRGGAGFPTGAKWAFTRKAPGTKKYVLCNADEGDPGAFMDRSVLEGDPHSVIEAMIIAAYAIGSDEGFVYVRAEYPLAVERLGMALEQARAMGLIGKNIMGTNFSFDLEIRMGSGAFVCGEETALMRSIEGKRGEPRPRPPFPAIAGLWEKPTLLNNVETYANIPVIILKGAEWFASIGTEKSKGTKVFALAGAVNNTGLVEVPVGTPLGEIIFDIGGGIPNGKQFKAAQIGGPSGGCIPKQHLNVPVDYESLQQLGAIMGSGGLIVMDDDTCMVDMARFFLDFVQDESCGKCIPCRIGTKRMLEIVERICAGRGVEGDVERLIALGEQIKDASLCGLGQTAPNPVLSAIRHFRDEFDAHIREKRCPAGVCAALVRAPCMSACPAGVYVPGFVSLVGEKRYSEALRVHRDRNPFASICARVCFHPCEMKCRRCNLDAPVAIRGIKRFMVEREDTIQLPEVRENAANAKRKVAIVGAGPAGLSCAFFLARLGYKPKVFEAAPKPGGMLVQTIPSYRLPRPELEREIRMIEEMGVNIECNTALGRDFTLQRLRDEGYEAVFLGVGAPKGSGLRIKNEEAPGVTDAIEFLREYNLKGSAKVGKRVVVIGGGNAAIDAARTAVRLGAETVTILYRRTRAEMPAWAEEIEEAEKEGVFLKTLIAPQEVVVENGKAAGVRCNHMSLGEFDSSGRRRPEVCGDATFVEPADQIIAAIGQKLETQPLFDGLPVKLNQKNYIWTDALTGQSSVEWLFAGGDASDGPSSVVEAIGAGERAAVGIDKHLTGEEHAFWREIYQVDTSFNPDADPSEAPRACANLIPVDARAMNFDEIETAFVEETAIREARRCLRCDYREEMVPSAR